Proteins from a genomic interval of Undibacterium parvum:
- a CDS encoding SDR family NAD(P)-dependent oxidoreductase produces MSIFKKTLALFLLSTAFGTAPVSAQNYKQVDIKPIDPSYFIPKRHEGRTYLITGGARGIGAASAIRLAREGANVVIFDVLAKEGAETVAQIRKEGGKAEFVQGDVRKNEDLKKAVELAVSTYGSLNGALNAAGVMAAMAPDAVFDYQKQKALLPSAIADAGDEYFDTLMDINATGIFKSMRAELQPILKQGKGGAIVNICSIAGLTGLAGNAAYVASKHACSGLTRNGAIDYAPNGIRINSVNMAATETAMTDMAIKFVMAASKENKNPDAVNMGRTKTMSLLAYADSKKRQATVWEQASVICFLLSDEASNLTGGLFATDGGWTAY; encoded by the coding sequence ATGTCTATATTTAAAAAAACACTGGCTCTTTTCTTGCTTTCTACCGCTTTTGGGACTGCTCCGGTTTCGGCGCAGAACTACAAACAGGTTGATATTAAGCCGATTGATCCTAGCTATTTCATCCCTAAACGGCACGAGGGGAGAACCTATCTGATCACGGGCGGTGCGCGTGGTATTGGTGCCGCGTCAGCGATACGCTTGGCGCGTGAAGGCGCCAATGTCGTCATTTTTGACGTGCTTGCCAAGGAAGGCGCAGAGACGGTAGCGCAGATCCGTAAAGAAGGTGGCAAGGCTGAGTTTGTACAGGGCGATGTACGCAAAAACGAGGATCTGAAAAAAGCGGTAGAACTGGCAGTGAGCACCTATGGTAGCTTAAATGGCGCGCTTAATGCGGCAGGCGTCATGGCGGCTATGGCTCCCGATGCAGTCTTTGACTATCAAAAGCAAAAAGCGCTACTGCCTAGTGCCATCGCCGATGCTGGTGACGAATACTTTGACACACTCATGGACATTAACGCCACCGGGATTTTTAAATCTATGCGTGCCGAACTCCAGCCTATATTAAAACAAGGTAAGGGTGGCGCTATTGTGAATATCTGCTCAATTGCGGGTTTGACTGGTCTGGCAGGAAACGCCGCCTATGTCGCCAGTAAGCATGCTTGCAGCGGCTTAACCCGCAATGGTGCCATCGATTACGCGCCCAACGGTATCCGAATTAACTCCGTGAATATGGCTGCAACTGAAACAGCGATGACCGATATGGCGATCAAGTTTGTGATGGCCGCCAGCAAAGAAAATAAAAACCCGGATGCGGTCAATATGGGACGCACCAAAACCATGAGCTTGCTGGCCTATGCCGATAGTAAAAAACGCCAAGCCACGGTATGGGAACAAGCGTCGGTGATCTGCTTCCTTTTATCGGATGAAGCGTCTAATCTAACCGGCGGTTTATTTGCAACCGATGGCGGTTGGACCGCTTATTAA
- a CDS encoding M48 family metalloprotease has product MRRWGQRWGIRDQADPVGLPLLAALFSVYLFVMTPVFNTTIRSSEVEADAFGINTSQQADGMAEAHLKLTEYRKANPSDIEEFFFYDHPAPKKRIYMAMRWKAEHWQAP; this is encoded by the coding sequence CTGCGTCGTTGGGGGCAACGCTGGGGGATACGCGATCAGGCTGATCCGGTTGGCTTGCCGCTGTTGGCAGCATTGTTTTCTGTGTATTTATTTGTCATGACGCCGGTCTTTAATACCACCATACGCAGCTCGGAAGTAGAGGCCGACGCCTTTGGTATCAATACCTCGCAGCAGGCCGATGGCATGGCCGAGGCGCATCTAAAACTGACCGAATATCGCAAAGCTAATCCCAGCGATATAGAAGAATTCTTTTTCTACGACCATCCTGCACCCAAGAAACGCATCTATATGGCGATGCGCTGGAAGGCGGAGCATTGGCAGGCACCCTAA
- a CDS encoding M48 family metalloprotease: MPRDPAAATAAYMARLPAAATARSDAYFEGGYWLQLIGFVVGIAASWVLLSSRILVALRDKLEQHSQRRWLNNAILIAAFTLLSSILSAPLDVYQRYFREHLYGLANQSFGPWFSDFLLNFALAMVVGTLFISLIFVVMRRLVQTWWIWVLC, from the coding sequence TTGCCGCGCGATCCAGCGGCTGCGACGGCTGCTTATATGGCGCGTTTGCCGGCAGCGGCTACGGCCAGGTCGGATGCTTATTTTGAAGGTGGCTATTGGTTGCAATTGATAGGATTTGTCGTCGGTATCGCGGCCTCTTGGGTATTGTTGAGTAGCCGTATTCTGGTCGCACTGCGCGATAAGTTAGAGCAGCATAGTCAAAGGCGCTGGCTCAATAACGCCATCTTGATTGCAGCATTTACTTTGCTCAGCAGCATCTTGAGTGCACCTCTGGACGTCTATCAACGTTATTTTCGCGAGCATTTGTATGGACTTGCGAATCAAAGTTTCGGACCTTGGTTCAGTGATTTTCTATTGAATTTTGCGCTTGCCATGGTGGTCGGCACCTTGTTCATCTCCCTGATTTTTGTGGTGATGCGTAGGCTGGTGCAGACCTGGTGGATTTGGGTGCTGTGTTAA
- a CDS encoding alginate export family protein: MALMLTQTTTRLRPLLARIQALKMGSPLAQSLTAICLGVLLMLLTAPSIANSDGDYSGRRVEAVRVVFDNAAIENPTYRDATLQAFAIYPGSYFDTMRSQLMLNKVKRLKFVGNAEYQTQTSANGDVEIIVKVTLSDLAKPLGEQGIGWLADRTWKDFPVLYADDKTVLRAKLENKSMLFSNTNAFFGRPEVLTSGNPLALSPSGKQGTDTWLESSVEAGLYGLSAITEHVSVFGAGSYIASGSWGPELFTDVSRTHGHVEDAYVGLIGTNTTQQGGIRQMSLLYGRKSFQVDNGMILRLSSANGGARAALQSNPRNAAEQLIHAQFIYDAHKLELFRLNPDELEELDTKTIINGINYEGRLLPQLRLGAMLLEIPSSNAAYYTNSAVYSRAGLRVADIRLSLDAPLSGSGPYARAELARQTHRDFDMDARAGYVEAGYQFHDATWRPTLSYRYSYFSGDNPKTSTFERWDPLFAGGGGDEWVQGLNQYKVVQTSNVIAHRFMARLQASPRWELTPQFWIFKADTLNNLGGAQALSTYTDKDLGKEINLTARYVASPNLIFVFSTAYTQPGLAIRQSLNYDFKNWFSASALMIARF, encoded by the coding sequence ATGGCACTGATGCTGACACAAACTACGACTCGTTTGCGCCCTTTGTTAGCGCGCATTCAGGCCCTTAAAATGGGCTCGCCGCTGGCGCAAAGTTTAACTGCCATTTGCCTTGGTGTTCTGCTGATGTTGCTCACTGCGCCCAGTATTGCCAATTCGGACGGCGATTATTCGGGGAGGCGGGTGGAGGCGGTAAGGGTTGTTTTTGATAATGCTGCGATAGAAAATCCGACTTATCGGGATGCGACCCTGCAGGCTTTTGCTATCTACCCGGGCAGCTATTTTGATACCATGCGTAGCCAGTTGATGCTCAATAAAGTCAAACGTTTAAAGTTTGTTGGCAATGCTGAGTATCAAACGCAGACTAGTGCTAACGGCGATGTTGAGATTATCGTCAAAGTTACCCTGAGCGATTTGGCCAAGCCGCTGGGCGAGCAGGGCATAGGCTGGTTAGCCGATCGTACTTGGAAAGATTTCCCGGTTCTATATGCCGATGATAAGACGGTCTTGCGCGCCAAGCTTGAGAACAAGTCTATGCTGTTCTCAAATACGAATGCCTTTTTTGGTCGGCCTGAGGTACTCACGTCGGGTAATCCACTCGCCTTGTCGCCATCTGGCAAGCAAGGCACCGATACCTGGCTGGAAAGTAGTGTAGAAGCCGGTTTGTATGGCTTGAGTGCCATCACTGAGCACGTCTCTGTTTTTGGCGCTGGCAGCTATATAGCTTCAGGTTCCTGGGGACCGGAATTGTTTACTGATGTCAGCCGCACCCATGGACATGTCGAAGACGCTTATGTCGGTTTGATCGGTACCAATACGACGCAGCAAGGCGGCATACGCCAGATGAGTTTGCTGTATGGACGTAAATCATTTCAAGTCGATAATGGCATGATACTTCGCCTATCCTCAGCCAATGGGGGCGCGCGTGCGGCCTTGCAATCGAACCCGCGCAATGCAGCAGAGCAGCTCATACATGCGCAATTCATTTATGACGCGCATAAGCTAGAACTGTTTCGTCTCAACCCAGATGAGTTAGAAGAGCTAGACACTAAAACCATCATCAACGGCATTAATTACGAAGGACGTTTATTGCCACAGCTAAGGCTAGGTGCCATGCTGCTAGAGATTCCATCATCAAATGCGGCGTACTACACCAATAGTGCAGTGTATTCACGCGCTGGTTTGCGGGTGGCAGATATTCGACTCTCATTAGATGCGCCGCTCAGTGGTTCTGGTCCGTATGCGCGGGCGGAGTTAGCCCGCCAGACCCATCGTGACTTTGATATGGATGCGCGTGCTGGGTATGTCGAGGCTGGCTACCAATTTCATGATGCGACGTGGCGACCTACACTCAGTTATCGCTATTCTTATTTTAGTGGCGACAATCCAAAGACTTCCACGTTCGAACGTTGGGATCCACTGTTTGCCGGTGGCGGTGGCGATGAGTGGGTGCAAGGATTGAATCAATATAAAGTCGTGCAAACGTCCAATGTGATCGCGCATCGCTTTATGGCGCGCCTGCAAGCCTCGCCACGCTGGGAATTGACACCGCAGTTTTGGATTTTTAAAGCCGATACCTTGAATAATCTGGGTGGCGCGCAAGCCTTATCAACGTATACCGACAAAGACCTCGGTAAAGAGATCAACCTCACCGCACGGTATGTGGCAAGTCCGAATTTAATTTTTGTTTTTTCTACTGCCTACACCCAACCTGGCTTAGCCATACGCCAGAGCCTGAACTATGATTTTAAGAACTGGTTTAGCGCCAGCGCCCTGATGATCGCTCGTTTCTGA
- a CDS encoding L-cystine transporter, whose translation MTLALILNLAIAALLCGLLYWQQTLHATLSRRVFTALGLGVALGAGLQFVYGLSSPVLAATNTYLDILGTGYVKLLQMIIMPLIMVSIIGAILKLRDAGSLGKISALTISILMATTMLAALIGIAMAKLFGLSAVGLSATAAEVARGDYLQNTLGAAKAISLPSMLISFIPANPFLDMTGARKTSTIAVVLFSLFIGISATGIAAKQPEIFASFNRFIEVAHAIVMRMVTLVLRLTPYGVFALMAQVVASSSLADILNLINFVMASYSAIAIMFAIHLSLIAMAGLNPLRYAKKIFPVLVFAFTSRTSAGSIPMSVQIQTTRLGNSEGIANFAASFGASIGQNGCAGIYPAMLAFMIAPTVGIDPMTLNFILPLLAVIAIGSVGVAGVGGGATFAALIVLSTMDLPVALAGLLISIEPLIDMGRTALNVSGSITAGTLTSRIMGQTDMAIFNSDTELSADADLDNAAPRA comes from the coding sequence ATGACCCTCGCATTAATTCTTAATCTGGCAATCGCCGCCCTACTGTGCGGCCTGCTCTACTGGCAGCAAACGCTACATGCAACTTTGAGCAGACGGGTGTTTACCGCGCTGGGCTTAGGCGTGGCGCTGGGCGCTGGTTTGCAATTCGTTTACGGCCTGAGCTCACCGGTGCTAGCCGCGACCAATACCTATCTCGACATCTTAGGCACAGGCTATGTGAAGCTGCTACAGATGATCATCATGCCTTTGATCATGGTCTCGATTATCGGTGCCATCTTAAAATTGCGCGATGCCGGTTCACTCGGCAAGATCAGCGCCCTCACCATCAGCATTTTGATGGCGACCACCATGCTGGCAGCCTTGATCGGCATCGCCATGGCCAAACTGTTTGGGCTCAGCGCGGTAGGACTTTCTGCCACAGCCGCCGAAGTGGCGCGTGGCGACTATCTGCAAAACACGCTAGGTGCGGCCAAGGCCATCTCACTGCCCAGCATGTTGATCAGCTTCATCCCAGCCAATCCATTTTTAGACATGACAGGAGCACGCAAAACCTCAACCATCGCGGTGGTTTTGTTTTCACTCTTCATAGGGATTTCGGCCACCGGCATCGCCGCCAAACAGCCAGAAATTTTTGCCTCATTTAATCGTTTTATCGAGGTCGCGCATGCCATCGTGATGCGCATGGTGACGCTGGTCTTGCGCCTGACGCCGTATGGCGTATTTGCCCTGATGGCACAGGTGGTGGCAAGCTCTAGCTTGGCCGATATCCTGAACCTGATCAATTTCGTCATGGCCTCTTACAGTGCGATTGCCATCATGTTTGCCATCCACCTGAGTCTGATTGCAATGGCCGGCCTCAATCCCCTGCGTTACGCCAAAAAGATTTTCCCGGTGTTGGTATTTGCCTTCACCTCGCGCACCAGCGCCGGCTCTATCCCTATGAGCGTGCAGATTCAGACTACGCGCCTGGGTAATTCGGAAGGTATCGCTAATTTTGCCGCCTCTTTCGGTGCCAGCATAGGGCAAAATGGCTGCGCCGGAATTTACCCGGCCATGTTGGCATTCATGATCGCGCCTACCGTCGGCATCGATCCTATGACGCTCAATTTCATCTTGCCGCTGCTGGCGGTGATTGCGATAGGCTCAGTCGGGGTCGCTGGCGTCGGCGGCGGTGCCACCTTTGCCGCTTTGATCGTGCTCTCCACCATGGATTTACCGGTGGCGCTGGCCGGATTATTGATCTCTATCGAGCCCTTGATCGACATGGGCCGCACTGCTTTAAATGTCAGCGGTTCTATCACCGCCGGCACCCTCACCAGCCGTATCATGGGGCAAACCGATATGGCGATTTTCAATAGCGATACCGAGCTCAGCGCGGATGCCGATCTCGATAACGCAGCACCGCGCGCTTAA
- a CDS encoding OmpW family outer membrane protein, translating into MHGEGSLASVGAFFDALFSVRYFFLVGGRMWNWHFNKESYYSRFEPRKLPASLIPSIATSADLGSGFAPVITGGVSYEVSDNWYANFSLSYVKLKTEANLTTTYKGTVLAKSNTTLTLDPLVAFASVGYRF; encoded by the coding sequence TTGCACGGCGAAGGTAGTCTTGCTTCAGTCGGCGCTTTCTTTGATGCACTTTTTTCTGTTCGTTACTTTTTTTTGGTTGGAGGGCGAATGTGGAACTGGCATTTCAACAAAGAGTCGTACTATAGTCGCTTTGAGCCAAGGAAATTGCCAGCTTCGTTAATCCCATCGATCGCTACCTCAGCTGATTTAGGCAGTGGTTTTGCTCCGGTTATCACTGGCGGCGTTAGTTATGAAGTTTCTGATAACTGGTACGCGAATTTTTCACTGTCCTATGTTAAGTTGAAAACAGAAGCTAATTTGACTACGACGTATAAGGGGACGGTCTTAGCAAAAAGCAATACTACTTTGACTTTAGATCCACTGGTCGCTTTCGCTAGTGTTGGTTACCGTTTCTAA
- a CDS encoding sensor histidine kinase, protein MTKAKVFQLALESNQIKRSDLSNFINAVTQGNDLMLRNVQRAAELLKTFRQVANDQASEQLRAFDLAQMLTEVIDTLAPSLKRYPHQLMLDIPYGIRMHSLPGALGQVTINLINNAYLHAFEGRENGALRISAKLVEQEVHLFFIDDGVGIPEENLKQLFQPFFTTKTGKGGTGLGMGIVENLVNKTLNGTISVSSEVGVGSCFEVHLPLNAPDAPLPDQNSGQT, encoded by the coding sequence TTGACCAAGGCAAAAGTTTTTCAACTAGCTTTAGAGAGCAATCAAATTAAACGCTCAGACCTGAGCAACTTCATCAACGCTGTCACCCAGGGCAATGATCTGATGCTACGCAATGTACAGCGTGCAGCCGAGCTACTAAAAACCTTCCGGCAGGTGGCCAATGATCAGGCCAGCGAGCAACTGCGCGCCTTTGATTTAGCCCAGATGCTAACTGAAGTGATTGATACCCTAGCGCCGAGCTTAAAGCGTTACCCACATCAACTAATGCTAGACATCCCCTACGGCATACGCATGCATAGCCTGCCAGGCGCACTCGGACAAGTGACCATCAACCTGATCAATAACGCCTATTTACATGCCTTTGAAGGACGCGAAAATGGAGCCTTGCGCATTAGTGCCAAGCTCGTGGAGCAAGAAGTACATTTATTTTTTATCGATGATGGAGTCGGCATCCCGGAAGAAAATCTCAAACAATTATTTCAACCCTTTTTTACCACCAAGACTGGCAAAGGCGGCACCGGCTTAGGCATGGGCATCGTAGAAAACCTAGTTAACAAAACCCTCAACGGCACTATCAGCGTCAGTTCTGAAGTCGGCGTGGGCAGCTGCTTTGAAGTGCACCTGCCATTGAACGCGCCGGACGCACCACTCCCAGACCAGAATTCTGGTCAAACTTAA
- a CDS encoding M48 family metalloprotease, with the protein MFNTYTALSDEKVKQPILSMARANGVPADNVYQFDASKQSNRISANVSGIFGSAAVRLNDNLLKRTSQPEIEAVMGHELGHYVLNHVYHFLLTFGVLLVVVLLL; encoded by the coding sequence TTGTTTAATACCTATACCGCGCTGAGCGATGAGAAAGTGAAGCAGCCGATCTTGTCTATGGCACGTGCCAACGGTGTACCCGCTGATAACGTGTATCAATTTGACGCCTCTAAACAGAGTAATCGTATCAGTGCCAATGTCAGCGGCATCTTCGGTAGCGCAGCGGTCAGACTCAATGACAATTTGCTCAAGCGTACTTCGCAGCCAGAGATAGAGGCGGTGATGGGGCACGAGTTAGGTCATTACGTGCTCAATCATGTGTATCATTTCTTGCTCACTTTTGGCGTCTTGTTGGTAGTCGTTTTGCTTTTGTAA
- a CDS encoding LysR family transcriptional regulator, translating to MHSILELRHLKTLHALREAGNLLRAAVLLNLTQSALSHQIKLLEEHHGVALFERKTTPIRFSAAGERLLQLADSVLPLVANTERDLARMAQGVAGQLRIAVECHTCFDWLMPAMDVFRQRWPEVELDIVSGFQADPVGLLYEHKADIAIVSEMDETEAVRYHPLFRFEIVALLAKDHALAQQDYLNAEDFASDTLIAYPVPDEMLDVVRQVLKPAGITPAARRSTELTVAMLQLVASKRGIATLPLWAAQNYLNRDYVLAKRITKAGLTGRLYAACLPELADKAYLNDFVTTIRESSYLNLQSIELL from the coding sequence ATGCATTCCATCCTCGAACTACGCCATCTAAAAACCCTGCACGCCCTGCGCGAGGCCGGCAACCTCTTGCGCGCGGCGGTCTTGCTCAATCTCACGCAATCGGCCTTATCGCATCAGATCAAGCTACTCGAAGAACATCATGGCGTCGCGCTGTTTGAGCGCAAGACTACGCCTATCCGTTTTAGCGCCGCCGGCGAGCGACTCTTGCAATTAGCCGATAGCGTGTTGCCGCTGGTGGCCAATACCGAGCGCGATCTGGCGCGAATGGCGCAAGGCGTGGCCGGACAATTGCGCATCGCGGTGGAGTGCCATACCTGTTTCGATTGGCTGATGCCAGCCATGGATGTGTTCCGCCAACGCTGGCCCGAGGTCGAGTTGGATATCGTCTCCGGCTTTCAGGCCGATCCGGTGGGTCTCTTGTATGAGCACAAGGCCGATATTGCCATCGTCTCGGAGATGGATGAGACTGAGGCAGTCCGCTACCATCCACTGTTTCGCTTTGAGATCGTGGCACTATTGGCCAAAGACCATGCGCTGGCGCAGCAGGACTATCTGAACGCCGAGGATTTCGCCAGCGATACCCTGATTGCCTATCCGGTGCCAGACGAGATGTTAGACGTAGTGCGGCAAGTACTGAAACCGGCCGGTATCACACCAGCGGCACGCCGCAGCACAGAATTAACGGTGGCGATGTTGCAACTAGTGGCCAGCAAACGCGGCATCGCCACGCTGCCGTTGTGGGCCGCGCAAAATTATCTGAATCGTGATTATGTCTTGGCCAAGCGCATTACTAAGGCGGGCTTGACCGGCCGACTGTATGCGGCCTGTCTGCCAGAACTGGCGGACAAGGCCTATTTGAATGATTTTGTAACGACTATCCGCGAGAGTAGTTATCTCAATTTGCAGAGTATAGAGCTGCTGTAA
- the metE gene encoding 5-methyltetrahydropteroyltriglutamate--homocysteine S-methyltransferase, producing MTHPTPSRAHVLGFPRIGAHRELKFAQEAYWSGAITEASLRDTGSALRQRHWALQQAAGLDLVCVGDFAWYDQVLNTLALLGALPTRFGFETEQLSLADYFVAARGNPQHHAMEMTKWFDTNYHYLVPEWTADSRFDGGVDWLFEELAEAQALAHTPKVTLLGPLSLLYLGKTKGGLGHSLELLHKLIPAYQKVLSRLQQAGVEWLQIDEPILALDLDQQWLNAFLPSYTALAQQAPKLLLSTYFEAVDEHASLIHSLPLDGVHLDLVRAPQQLAAFLENWPQGRVLSAGVIDGRNIWRADLSSLLKQLQPLQQQLGDQLWISSSCSLLHVPVDLAAETSLAPETLSWLAFATQKLDEVVALKLALHGNAEAVLPQFIAAQTAIASRASSARIHNPVVQKRLAEVRSSDAQRQHPFSQRIAAQQQRFALPLFPTTSIGSFPQTALIRQTRAAYKRGAIKHIEYLEAMRAEIRLVVEAQEKIGIDVLVHGEPERNDMVEYFGEQLWGYGFSLNGWVQSYGSRCVKPPFIYGDVYRPEAMTVAWSEYAQSLSDKPMKGMLTGPVTMLQWSFVRDDQPRQTTALQIALALRDEVQDLERAGIGMIQIDEPAFREGLPLKRKDWAAYLDWAVRAFKLSSAGVSDETQIHTHMCYSEFNDILPWIAAMDADVITIETSRSDMELLAGFGDFAYPNDIGPGVYDIHSPRVPRVSEMQNLLQKARSVIPDARLWVNPDCGLKTRAWPETIAALEHMVQAAKLLRASASISEEAEHADCC from the coding sequence ATGACCCACCCTACACCGAGCCGTGCCCATGTTTTAGGTTTTCCGCGCATAGGCGCACACCGCGAATTAAAGTTTGCGCAAGAAGCTTACTGGAGCGGCGCGATTACCGAGGCCAGCCTGCGCGATACCGGCAGCGCGCTGCGCCAGCGGCATTGGGCCTTGCAGCAAGCAGCTGGCCTAGACCTGGTCTGTGTCGGCGACTTTGCCTGGTACGATCAAGTCTTAAACACGCTGGCCTTGCTCGGCGCCTTGCCCACGCGTTTCGGTTTTGAGACTGAGCAGCTGTCTTTGGCCGATTACTTTGTCGCCGCGCGTGGCAATCCTCAGCATCACGCCATGGAGATGACCAAATGGTTCGACACCAATTACCATTATCTGGTACCAGAATGGACTGCCGACAGCCGTTTTGACGGCGGCGTCGATTGGCTGTTTGAAGAGCTGGCAGAGGCACAGGCTTTGGCGCATACGCCCAAAGTGACTTTGCTGGGGCCACTGAGTTTGCTGTATCTGGGTAAGACCAAGGGCGGCTTGGGGCATAGTCTGGAACTACTGCACAAGCTGATACCAGCCTACCAAAAAGTGCTGAGTCGCTTGCAGCAAGCCGGAGTCGAATGGCTGCAGATTGATGAGCCGATTCTGGCCCTGGATCTGGATCAGCAATGGCTTAATGCGTTTTTACCCAGCTACACAGCACTGGCGCAGCAAGCCCCCAAACTTTTGCTGAGCACTTATTTTGAAGCGGTGGACGAGCACGCTAGTCTGATCCATAGTCTGCCGCTAGACGGCGTGCATCTCGATCTGGTCAGAGCGCCGCAACAGCTCGCTGCTTTCCTGGAAAACTGGCCGCAGGGTCGGGTCTTGTCAGCTGGTGTGATCGATGGTCGCAACATCTGGCGTGCCGATTTGTCTAGCTTGCTGAAGCAATTGCAGCCGCTGCAGCAGCAACTTGGCGATCAATTATGGATAAGTTCTAGCTGCTCGCTGCTGCATGTGCCGGTCGATCTGGCCGCCGAGACCAGTCTGGCACCCGAGACCCTCAGTTGGCTGGCGTTTGCCACACAAAAGCTGGACGAAGTAGTGGCCTTGAAACTAGCATTACATGGCAATGCCGAAGCGGTTTTGCCACAATTTATCGCGGCGCAAACCGCAATCGCCAGTCGTGCCAGTTCGGCGCGGATTCATAACCCCGTCGTGCAAAAACGGCTGGCGGAAGTGAGGAGTAGCGACGCCCAAAGGCAGCATCCATTTAGCCAGCGCATCGCGGCCCAGCAGCAGCGTTTTGCCTTGCCGCTGTTTCCTACGACCAGCATAGGCTCCTTCCCACAAACCGCCTTGATACGACAAACCCGCGCAGCCTATAAACGCGGCGCAATCAAGCATATCGAGTATCTGGAAGCGATGCGCGCCGAGATCCGTCTGGTGGTTGAAGCGCAAGAAAAAATCGGTATCGATGTTTTGGTGCATGGTGAGCCTGAGCGTAACGACATGGTCGAATATTTTGGCGAACAATTATGGGGTTATGGCTTTAGCCTGAATGGCTGGGTCCAGAGTTATGGTTCGCGCTGCGTCAAGCCGCCTTTCATCTATGGCGATGTGTATCGACCCGAAGCGATGACGGTGGCATGGAGCGAGTATGCGCAAAGCCTGAGCGATAAACCCATGAAGGGCATGCTGACCGGCCCGGTCACGATGTTGCAATGGTCGTTTGTGCGCGACGATCAGCCGCGCCAGACTACCGCTTTGCAAATCGCGCTGGCCTTGCGCGACGAAGTGCAAGATCTGGAGCGCGCCGGGATAGGTATGATACAGATAGATGAACCGGCTTTCCGCGAAGGTCTGCCCTTGAAGCGCAAAGACTGGGCCGCCTATCTCGATTGGGCGGTGCGGGCCTTTAAACTCAGTTCGGCCGGTGTTAGCGATGAGACCCAAATCCATACACACATGTGCTATTCAGAGTTTAACGACATCCTGCCCTGGATTGCCGCCATGGATGCCGACGTCATCACCATAGAAACCTCACGCTCGGACATGGAATTACTCGCCGGCTTTGGCGATTTTGCCTACCCCAACGACATCGGCCCCGGCGTCTACGACATTCACTCGCCAAGGGTGCCACGGGTGAGCGAAATGCAAAATCTTTTGCAAAAAGCCAGAAGCGTGATCCCCGACGCAAGGCTATGGGTGAATCCCGATTGCGGCTTAAAAACCCGCGCCTGGCCAGAAACCATCGCCGCCTTAGAACACATGGTGCAAGCGGCTAAGTTATTGCGCGCCAGTGCTAGCATCAGCGAGGAGGCCGAGCATGCCGATTGCTGTTAG
- a CDS encoding substrate-binding periplasmic protein, with product MMKINPVKRSLNYLQSLIAALLLSTLAQLPSYASSVVSPPCGNIKLAYYEFGALFYRTPDGAYAGIDKDVVDELERRSTCRFKTSIESRVRIWSQLSNNTLDMSVSGIATPERENFAQFIPYFTTRNYVLMHKDTPAAAQSMQGFLANPALLVAVVKSFRHGPVYDAWLDKLRAQKRLHEAADFATVMHLLAINRVHAVLALPTSLHPMLQQAQLVDSTLILDWSPSDHIVHNLILSKARLSQTQFEILEKAMHSMREDGSLEKIFRRHLGDKLAKEITYIDRKS from the coding sequence ATGATGAAGATAAACCCTGTAAAACGCTCGCTCAACTACCTGCAGTCCTTGATCGCTGCCCTGCTGTTGTCCACGCTGGCGCAACTGCCCAGCTACGCTAGCAGCGTAGTCAGCCCGCCTTGTGGCAACATTAAGCTGGCCTACTATGAGTTTGGCGCCCTGTTTTACCGCACTCCGGATGGCGCCTATGCTGGCATTGATAAAGATGTGGTTGATGAACTAGAACGGCGTAGCACTTGTCGCTTCAAAACCAGCATAGAATCGCGCGTCAGAATCTGGTCGCAATTAAGCAATAACACGCTCGATATGTCGGTCTCTGGCATCGCTACGCCAGAACGTGAAAATTTCGCCCAATTTATTCCATATTTCACTACGCGAAACTATGTCTTAATGCACAAAGACACGCCAGCGGCAGCGCAAAGCATGCAGGGCTTTTTAGCCAACCCCGCTTTACTGGTGGCGGTTGTTAAAAGTTTTAGGCACGGTCCAGTCTACGATGCATGGCTGGATAAACTAAGAGCGCAAAAACGCCTACACGAAGCGGCTGATTTTGCCACCGTGATGCATCTTTTAGCGATCAACAGGGTGCATGCCGTGTTGGCGCTCCCCACCAGCTTGCACCCCATGCTGCAACAAGCTCAACTAGTCGACAGCACTTTAATTTTAGACTGGTCGCCTTCTGACCATATTGTGCATAATTTGATACTCTCGAAAGCCAGGCTAAGCCAAACTCAATTTGAGATTCTCGAAAAAGCCATGCACTCTATGCGTGAGGACGGCAGTCTAGAGAAAATTTTTAGACGGCATCTTGGCGATAAGCTAGCCAAAGAAATCACCTACATCGATCGCAAGTCTTAA